GCGGGACTTGTGAAAGGCGCCTCGGAAGGACAAGGTCTCGGCAACAAGTTTTTAACCCATATCAGAGAAGTGGATGCCATAGCCGAAGTCGTGCGCGCTTTTGAGGATAAAGACATCATTCATGTATCCGGCAAAGTCAACCCTTTAGATGATATTTCAGTTATAAATTTGGAACTTGTTTTGGCCGATTTGGAAACAGTAACAAAACGGCTCGCGTCAGTTGAAAAGGACGTCAAGAGTCAAGTAAAAGAGGCCGTAGCCGAGAAAGCCGTTCTTGAAAAAATAAAGCCGATTTTGGAAGAGGGAAGGATTGCAACCGAAGCAGACCTGTCAAAAGAAGACAAGCTCCTCGTAAAACAATTAAACTTACTTACATTAAAACCGATTTTGTATGTTTTGAACTTTTCGGAGGCGGGGGAGAACGAAGAGGAAATTGTCTCTAAAATACCGGGGCCGTATGTAAAAATTGACCCTGTTTTTGAAAAGGGATTAGATGACCTTATAAAAGAGGGGTACAAAATGCTGAACCTAATCACGTATTTCACTACCGGCGAAGATGAGACGCGCGCTTGGACTATACCAAACGGCTGGACAGCCCCTTTGGCCGGAACGGCGATTCACACCGACTTTAAAGACAAATTTGTGCGAGCGGAAGTCATTGAATGTGAAAAACTTCTTGAAGCCGGCTCATACGCTTCTGCTCGTGAAAATGGGTGGGTGAGGACGGAAGGCAAGGAGTATGTGGTAAAAGACGGAGATGTGATTGAGTTTAAAATTTAGTAATGTCGGAATATAGAATTCGGAATTGACACGGCGGTGTTAAAGCAATTTATTATGAATTTTAAATATTCTGAAATTTTGCTTGCAAGCAACAATAAAAGCAAGAAGGCGAGATTTGAGAAAATCGCCAAGGTTAACAACTGGCCCATTGTTTTTAAAACACCAGAAGAGCTGAAAATAGCGACAGTTGAAGTTCCGGAGGAAGGAAACCTTGTGGAAAACGCGAGGGATAAGGTTTTGGCTTACAAAGGCAAAACCACTTTGGCGGTTCTTGGCGGTGATACGGGATTTTTCGTTGACGGGAAAGAGTTGGACGGTGTCAGGGCAAGGAGAAACGCCTTAAGCGGACAAGATGAAAAAAGTTTGTCGCAAGAGCGGATAGTGGAACTCATGGTTGATTTTTACTCAAACATTGCTCAAAAAAACGGCGGTGAAATCCCTGCCTATTTTTTGGATGCGTGGGCTCTGCTTTTGCCTACAGGAGACGGTATA
Above is a genomic segment from bacterium containing:
- a CDS encoding DUF933 domain-containing protein encodes the protein AGLVKGASEGQGLGNKFLTHIREVDAIAEVVRAFEDKDIIHVSGKVNPLDDISVINLELVLADLETVTKRLASVEKDVKSQVKEAVAEKAVLEKIKPILEEGRIATEADLSKEDKLLVKQLNLLTLKPILYVLNFSEAGENEEEIVSKIPGPYVKIDPVFEKGLDDLIKEGYKMLNLITYFTTGEDETRAWTIPNGWTAPLAGTAIHTDFKDKFVRAEVIECEKLLEAGSYASARENGWVRTEGKEYVVKDGDVIEFKI
- a CDS encoding non-canonical purine NTP pyrophosphatase is translated as MNFKYSEILLASNNKSKKARFEKIAKVNNWPIVFKTPEELKIATVEVPEEGNLVENARDKVLAYKGKTTLAVLGGDTGFFVDGKELDGVRARRNALSGQDEKSLSQERIVELMVDFYSNIAQKNGGEIPAYFLDAWALLLPTGDGIKVEFSRRDVILTDKVREPVDIYFPIRSLYRTEATGKRPTEQTAEEEIKKEFKPIGDALIKLLS